The DNA window CCCAGCCACTGGGGTACTGATGCTAAACCATTACCGGCAACCCAAACGGACACCCTAACGGGATGAATGTAGCAAACGGCACGGGCAATAGCTACCGTGTGCTCGGTCATTTCTCGGTGCAATCGCGCTGCACCCTCAGCTCCCAATATGGGAACTAGACGAGTCTTAACCTTACCAACTGTCGGATAGCGTGTAAAAATCAGGAGGCAATCGCCCATGCAAGCCCTTAACTCAGGAAACTCTGGAGGTTTGCCACTACTGTATCAACAGTACTTACTGCATCCGTAGATCTACGGGAGGCATTCACGTCAGCCTCTACTCGTTGCACGACCTCCGGAGGTAACCCCAACAAGTTCACTAGGTTCTGGTAAGCCGCAGCCTCTTCCTCATTGACGATCGGCTCATCTGGTGTGCGTGCGCTAGAGCAAATCACTTCATAGCCTAAACGCAAGACCAACTCCCGCTCTTCCTGGGTTTGCAGTTTAGGAATAACTTCCTCCAAAGGTAGATTCTGCACCATGTATTCACGCAGTTCTGCTTGCAACTGCTGTTGTTGTTCAGTACTGCCAGCAAATAGTTGACTGAGCCGACTGATCATCACATCAATTTCTTCTGTCGCCAAGTGACCATCTGACCAAGCCATTGCAGTTACAACGCGCAGTAAGTTCATCTGGCGGGGAGTAATTCCGGGAGGAGGTTGCAGCGACATTGAATTTCTCCTAAAACGATAAAATCCCGTAAGGTAATCGTTACGCTATCACACTGTCTACAAATACCTGAGGATTTTGGGAATCCTTTAACAAATATTGGAATCTCTTAACAAATAGAGGTGATTGTGTTATCGAAGACAGATGAAGGCATTGTCTCATTAAGAAGCTTTATCCTTCAGCGATCGCTTACCATTATTCCTGATTGCCTTTAGTACCTGTAATTAGTGCGTGTAAACAGTAGAAAATCGTTCGGTTATCCTACATACTGCACCTGTTTTGATTTTAGTGAAATCAGGGCATGATAGAGAGTAACGACAGGATCATTTAGAGGAATCACCCATTTGGGGGAACCGTTCACGAGTTTTTGCCGTATATCCTTGAGAGTACAATTCTGAACTTTGTGTAGAAATCTTAAGAAAAGT is part of the Cyanobacteriota bacterium genome and encodes:
- a CDS encoding TerB family tellurite resistance protein: MSLQPPPGITPRQMNLLRVVTAMAWSDGHLATEEIDVMISRLSQLFAGSTEQQQQLQAELREYMVQNLPLEEVIPKLQTQEERELVLRLGYEVICSSARTPDEPIVNEEEAAAYQNLVNLLGLPPEVVQRVEADVNASRRSTDAVSTVDTVVANLQSFLS